A part of Paenibacillus donghaensis genomic DNA contains:
- a CDS encoding IS1634 family transposase: MAYRVHHYNKKNGITYVYEAVSVWDKEKKTSTNKQVCIGKLDSETGELIPSKRLNSSPSTLHNSKATATSLVAGPSLLLDSITQELGIEKLLKKCFPNDHQQVLSVVYFLVQRGQALSHCESWCKGHLHPYSKGLTSQAISKLLASQTEDARQTFFKQWSRVITEKECLCYDITSVSSYSEQNEYVKYGYNRDKEKLPQINMAMLFGQQSRLPVYYKRLPGNITDVSTLSNFLKTMNFLGNETLHLVLDKGFYSNANVDELFAAHHKFTMGVSIHLKWVQEIVDEFQPDMLDVENYRKIGDDVLYVRTKLYKWGTQGKRSYVHVYHNARAAAEDRDDFHEKLLEYKAELESGHRVKEHESFYQRYFIIKNTPVRGVKVRFNPEAVQGYRKRYAGFFILFTTGIKNPATALDSYRNKDVVENCFDDLKNQLDMKRLRVHHSSTMDGRIFLQFIALIYISAIRNTIQKHPSLAHFTVKELLEEMETLSKITYSGRYGSIFTESTKMHKEIARIFNIDLKT, translated from the coding sequence ATGGCCTACCGCGTGCATCATTACAATAAGAAGAACGGAATCACTTATGTCTACGAAGCTGTTTCAGTATGGGATAAGGAAAAAAAGACTTCCACAAATAAGCAAGTCTGTATCGGGAAGCTGGATTCGGAAACGGGTGAATTGATTCCTTCCAAAAGGTTGAATTCCTCCCCTTCCACATTACATAACTCTAAGGCCACCGCAACGTCTCTAGTGGCTGGGCCCTCTCTCCTCCTGGATTCGATTACTCAAGAGCTTGGCATTGAAAAACTGCTGAAGAAGTGTTTTCCGAACGACCATCAACAGGTGCTCTCCGTGGTCTATTTCCTGGTTCAACGGGGCCAGGCTTTAAGCCACTGCGAAAGTTGGTGTAAAGGCCACCTGCATCCATACTCCAAAGGACTGACCAGTCAGGCGATTAGTAAGCTACTTGCTTCTCAAACCGAAGATGCCAGACAAACGTTTTTCAAGCAATGGAGTCGCGTCATCACGGAAAAAGAATGCCTCTGTTATGACATCACTTCCGTTTCCTCGTATTCCGAACAGAATGAGTATGTGAAGTATGGATACAACCGGGACAAAGAAAAATTGCCCCAGATCAATATGGCGATGCTGTTTGGCCAACAAAGCCGACTGCCTGTCTATTACAAGCGTCTGCCTGGAAACATTACAGATGTGAGCACGTTGTCTAACTTTTTGAAGACGATGAACTTCTTGGGCAACGAAACACTTCATCTTGTACTGGATAAAGGATTTTACAGTAACGCCAATGTAGACGAGTTGTTTGCTGCGCACCATAAGTTTACGATGGGGGTTTCGATCCACCTCAAATGGGTGCAAGAAATTGTGGATGAGTTCCAGCCCGATATGCTGGATGTAGAGAACTACCGGAAGATCGGTGATGATGTCCTTTACGTGAGAACCAAACTGTACAAATGGGGGACTCAAGGAAAACGTTCGTATGTTCATGTTTATCATAACGCTCGTGCTGCCGCAGAGGACAGGGACGATTTTCATGAAAAGTTGCTTGAATACAAGGCAGAACTGGAGTCGGGACACAGAGTCAAAGAACACGAGTCGTTTTATCAGCGATATTTTATCATAAAGAATACCCCGGTGAGGGGGGTCAAAGTAAGATTCAATCCAGAAGCCGTGCAGGGCTATCGCAAGCGCTATGCCGGTTTTTTCATCCTGTTTACCACTGGCATTAAAAACCCCGCAACGGCACTGGATAGCTATCGAAATAAGGACGTCGTGGAAAACTGTTTTGATGATCTCAAGAACCAACTGGATATGAAACGGCTACGGGTTCATCATTCCTCGACCATGGATGGCCGGATATTTCTGCAATTTATAGCGCTCATCTATATCAGTGCGATCCGCAATACGATCCAAAAACATCCCTCGCTGGCGCATTTTACCGTGAAGGAACTGCTTGAGGAAATGGAGACGCTCTCCAAGATCACCTATTCGGGACGATATGGATCTATCTTTACCGAATCTACCAAGATGCATAAAGAGATCGCACGCATTTTTAATATAGACCTTAAAACCTAG
- a CDS encoding TniQ family protein has product MGSFVFFPSTYPDEDFRSIVFRYFLRSPLVFTKAKYEMFGEYGTRKAALIPLNLSRIEKEFGLTPAFAERIIENHTYYPFLRPFISIDIQSKFWDVMYSSVYEKNSRSLLIRHIQSLLHSSARYCSACMKEDLENIGIVYLHRIHQFSFLHKCLKHNITLIDACPVCNISLTNLNSPQIITRF; this is encoded by the coding sequence ATGGGGAGTTTTGTTTTTTTTCCTTCAACATATCCTGACGAAGATTTTAGAAGTATTGTTTTTAGGTATTTTCTTCGCTCGCCACTTGTCTTTACTAAAGCAAAGTACGAAATGTTTGGTGAATATGGCACGAGAAAAGCTGCCTTAATTCCTCTCAATTTATCTAGAATTGAAAAAGAGTTTGGGCTTACACCCGCATTTGCGGAAAGAATAATTGAGAATCACACCTACTATCCATTTTTGCGACCGTTTATTTCTATCGATATTCAGTCGAAATTTTGGGATGTCATGTATTCAAGCGTTTACGAAAAGAACAGTAGGAGTCTGCTTATTAGGCATATTCAGTCACTTCTTCATTCTTCTGCACGATATTGTTCTGCTTGTATGAAAGAGGATCTCGAAAATATTGGAATTGTCTATTTACACCGTATTCATCAATTTTCTTTTTTGCATAAATGTCTTAAACATAACATAACGTTGATTGATGCATGCCCAGTGTGCAATATCTCCTTAACTAACCTGAATTCCCCGCAAATTATAACTAGGTTTTAA